One genomic region from Anticarsia gemmatalis isolate Benzon Research Colony breed Stoneville strain chromosome 7, ilAntGemm2 primary, whole genome shotgun sequence encodes:
- the LOC142974162 gene encoding uncharacterized protein LOC142974162, translating to MFRFICVMLLCSAMDAQPISCTEDTHCSEGFYCEAQSHVCQECLSCDVLRRHAPQHQAINTCIRSVGTCGPCVEGYVNVNIYINQNDVKQKCVSLELFKIESKSYCKQIWISAASAVAVVVTLFVYVIRNTYIFQIVPHYAPISDVTPQSTGEVVVPTMMPKKDVMKQIISYFEN from the exons ATGTTTCG GTTTATTTGTGTGATGCTACTGTGTTCAGCTATGGATGCGCAGCCGATATCTTGCACAGAAGATACACATTGTTCGGAAGGATTTTATTGTGAAGCACAATCGCATGTTTGTCAAGAATGTTTGAGTTGCGACGTTTTACGTCGACACGCACCCCAGCATCAAGCAATTAACACGTGCATCAGATCCGTTGGTACGTGCGGGCCCTGCGTAGAGGG CTATGTAAACgtcaatatttacataaaccaGAATGACGTGAAACAAAAATGTGTGTCTCTCGAATTGTTCAAAATTGAAAGCAAGTCCTACTGCAAGCAAATATGGATTTCGGCTGCGTCAGCAGTTGCCGTTGTAGTGACTTTATTTGTATACGTTATTCggaatacctacatatttcaaATTGTTCCTCATT ATGCCCCTATCAGCGACGTCACGCCACAATCGACTGGTGAAGTGGTTGTGCCGACTATGATGCCAAAGAAAGATGTTATGAAACAgataattagttattttgag
- the LOC142974393 gene encoding uncharacterized protein LOC142974393 gives MCNVHLVCPSVTCLDKNDLAIKMLRLSLYICVWTMSVYTASGQPVSCTDEAQCSEGLYCDVGHICRECLSCSDLKRDPPLTPVTCVKSIAECGACFAGMVVDRLGDVNAACVMSGSEDSGGTPHYVWWLLIGIGALISVVLMVGIIIYVYVNPGIFEYFKIGGNCRSTVRANMRTEPSAPEAPPPYSPAPYTDVHYTAERAESPCPIRNGAGDADAHLEEKSALMYRRGGGRESAGNQAALVYNRPVYDRQDLPPSPESPIVTELDENNLAIHDDETVLSIWTPDGPSNGHVTVSAGESGPGEAGDAGGAAVANLSQMLASAREESIIEGPPAKQRCVRPTSNTGNRDSPPGESSQPNFSSGQSGTSVNIFFTQVANLVPNNRRT, from the exons ATGTGCAATGTGCATTTAGTGTGTCCTAGTGTGACCTGTTTAGACAAGAACGATCTTGCTATCAAAATGTTgag GTTGAGTTTGTACATCTGTGTTTGGACGATGTCCGTGTACACGGCTAGCGGTCAGCCAGTGTCGTGTACGGACGAGGCGCAATGCTCCGAAGGCTTGTACTGCGACGTGGGCCACATCTGCCGGGAATGCCTTAGCTGCTCGGATCTCAAGAGAGATCCCCCGTTGACGCCTGTAACCTGTGTCAAATCCATTGCAGAGTGTGGAGCATGTTTCGCGGG GATGGTGGTAGATCGTCTGGGTGATGTGAACGCGGCTTGTGTGATGTCTGGCTCGGAGGACTCCGGTGGTACTCCACACTATGTGTGGTGGCTCCTCATCGGTATCGGTGCTCTCATCTCCGTGGTGCTTATGGTCGGCATCATCATCTACGTCTACGTCAACCCCGGAATCTTCGAGTACTTCAAGATTGGTG GTAATTGTCGCAGCACGGTGCGAGCCAACATGAGGACGGAGCCGAGCGCCCCGGAGGCGCCGCCGCCGTACTCGCCGGCGCCCTACACCGACGTGCACTACACGGCCGAGCGCGCCGAGTCGCCGTGCCCTATCCGCAACGGCGCAGGCGACGCAGACGCACATCTCGAAG aaaagAGCGCGTTAATGTACCGGCGAGGCGGAGGTCGGGAGTCGGCCGGCAACCAGGCGGCTCTCGTCTACAACCGACCCGTCTACGACCGTCAAGATTTGCCGCCCAG CCCAGAGTCTCCGATCGTGACAGAATTGGATGAAAACAATTTAGCAATTCACGATGATGAAACTGTTTTAAGTATTTGGACACCCGACGGACCGAGCAATGGACATGTCACTGTCAG TGCGGGTGAGTCGGGTCCGGGCGAGGCGGGTGACGCGGGCGGTGCGGCGGTCGCCAATCTGTCGCAGATGTTGGCCAGCGCCAGGGAGGAGTCCATCATCGAAGGCCCGCCCGCGAAGCAGCGCTGTGTCCGACCG ACATCCAACACTGGGAACCGAGATAGTCCTCCAGGCGAAAGTAGTCAGCCCAACTTCTCCAGCGGTCAAAGCGGTACCTCAGTAAATATCTTTTTCACGCAAGTCGCCAACCTAGTCCCTAACAACCGTAGGACATGA